The stretch of DNA TATCGGCGCCTCTCATGGCGCTGGTAACTATGCCATGTGCGGGCGCGCCTACGATCCGCGCTTTCTCTTTCTCTGGCCCAATGCCCGGACTTCAGTGATGGGGGCGCAACAGGCGGCCCAGGTACTCTTGACGGTGAAACAGCAGCAGCGAGCCCACGACAACGGGTCCCTGTCGGAAGACGAGCGGCGAAAGATCACGGATTCTATACGAGCCCAGTATGATCGGGAGTGCAGTCCCTATTTCAGCACCGCTCGTCTCTGGGATGATGGGATCATCGATCCAGTGGATACAAGGAAAATTCTCGGTCTGTGTCTGGACGTTGCGATGACGACGCCGGTCCGCCCGTCGCACTTCCCCGTTTTTCGCATGTGAGGCCCGGATGAATCATCCTACGTCGATCCTCGTTGATTTGTACGAAGGCGGTGCAAGGGTGACCTTGAATCGACCCGATCGACGAAACGCGTTCGATGCCCGCATGGTGGCCGAGATCTGCGAGACCTTCGAAACATTGGGACAAGACCATTCGGTGCATGCAATCGTCCTAACCGGTAGTGGTCCGACGTTTTGTGCAGGTGCAGACCTCGCCTGGATGGGGACGGACCGAATCGTGTCCGCACCAGAAGCGCAGCAGGACGCCGATCGATTGCTCACCATGTTCCGGACCGTCGATGATTGCCCCTGTCCGGTGATCGGATGCATTCAGGGAGCTGCCTATGGCGGAGGAATCGGGTTACTTGCGGCGTGCGACATCACTGTGGCTGCTGCGACTGCGACCTTCGCGTTCAGCGAGGTTCGTCTGGGATTGGTCCCGGCCGTCATCGCCCCTTTCGTTCTTGCGAAGACCGGGGACTCGTTCGTGCGACGATTCTGTTTGACCGGCGAGTCGTTTTCCGCACGGACCGCTCAAGCAGCTGGGCTGATTCATGATGTGGTTGAGTCGGCTGCGCTTGACGCCCATGTCGCATCATTGGTTGAACAGATCGCCCGTCTCGCTCCGCAGGCCGTACGGGACACGAAAGCGCTGTTTCACCGGCTTCACCATCTGTCCCATGAGGAGCGCTGGAAGACTTGTGTCGAAGGGAACGTTCGGGCTCGCCGCTCATCTGAAGCGCGGGAAGGGCTTCGCGCCTTTCGTGAACGGCGACCACCGGACTGGGTTGCATCAACAGGTGGAGAGTAAAAGGTGTTGCTGTGGAATGGCGCATGATGGCCGACAGCAACGGACCAAAACAGAGTTCGTCTGTGATCCGGATCGTCGAGGTTGGTCCTCGAGACGGGTTGCAGAATGAATCAGAGGTCGTTCCCACGGCAATCAAGGTGGCGTTTGTAGATGCTCTGTCCAAGAGCGGTGTGACGGAGATCGAAGCGGGATCGTTTGTGTCGTCTCGTGCCATTCCGCAACTGGCGGATTCCGATGAGGTGTTCCGAAGGATTGAGCGGCGGCCCGGCGTCATCTACTCAGCGCTGGTGCCGAACGAACGAGGATTGGAACGGGCCAGGGCAGCGGGCATGAACAAGATCGCCGTCTTTACGGCGGCCTCCGACACGTTCACCCGGCAGAACATCAACTGTACAATTGACGAGTCGATCGAGCGGTTCAGGCCGGTGGTGTACGGCGCGAAACGTGACGGCATGGTCGTCCGGGGGTACATCTCTACCGTGACCCATTGCCCCTTCGAGGGTGCCGTCCAGCCGTTGCAAGTTCTGGACGTGGTGCGGCAGTTGCTTGATCTTGGAGTCGACGAAGCCTCCCTCGGGGACACCGTTGGAAAAGCAGCTCCTCGCGACATCCGGAGGCTGCTGGATGAAATAGTGCCCCGCATTGACCGAAGTCGTCTGTCCCTTCACTTTCATGATACCTGCGGCATGGCTGTGGCCAATGTCCTGACCGCATGGACCGAGTACGGCATTGAGGCGTTCGACACGGCTGCCGGAGGACTGGGAGGCTGTCCGTACGCTCCAGGAGCGTCGGGGAACGTTTCAACGGAAGACGTGGTCTATGCGCTAAGGGCATCCGGCGCTTCGCTTGCTGTGGATGAGCGGAAGGTCATTGCGGCGGCAAGCGAAATCGGTAAGGTTCTGAACCGCCGACTCTCGTCGCGCCTATCGCAGGTACAGACAGAACGAACTACGTATGAGGGTGCGGCATGAGCCCTGCTGGACCGCACCTGTTCATGCGCGACATCGAAGGCATGGCGACCTTAGCCGAACAGGTCAGACGCGGTAATATCCGTGCCGTTTCACGGCTGATCACCCTATTGGAGAACCATCGGGACAACAGACAAGCGCTACATCTCCTCAACGGCACCTCGCGCGGGGCGACGGTCATTGGAGTTACGGGATATCCAGGAGCTGGGAAGAGCACAGTGGTCAACCGCTTAGTGAGCTGCTATCGACGGCAAGGTTTAAAGGTGGGAGTTTTGGCGGTCGATATCAGTAGCCCTATCACAGGCGGTGCCCTGTTGGGTGACCGCATCAGAATGCAGGAACACGCGCTGGATCATGGGGTGTACATCAGAAGCATGGCCACTCGCGGACATCATGGAGGGCTTGCCCAAGCGACTGCCGATGCAGCGCTGGTATTGGAAACAGCTGGATTTGAGGTGATTCTGATTGAGACTGTCGGGGTTGGCCAGAATGAAATCGACATCGTCGATCTCGCGCCCATCGTTGTGGCCGTGGTAGCGCCGGGCCTGGGCGACGAGGTTCAAGCGATGAAGGCTGGATTATTGGAAGTTGCACACATCGTCGTCGTCAACAAAGGAGACCTTCCCGGTGCGGATAACACGTTACGAGATCTGCGGGAATGGTGCCCCAATGTGTTACGCACGGTCGCGACGACAGGCGAGGGGATTTCGGAGCTTGCTGCCGCAATCCTGGTGCATCGACCATCCAGCGATATGAGCTCCGTCGGTGAAGTCCGAAATCGCTGACC from Nitrospira sp. encodes:
- a CDS encoding enoyl-CoA hydratase-related protein → MNHPTSILVDLYEGGARVTLNRPDRRNAFDARMVAEICETFETLGQDHSVHAIVLTGSGPTFCAGADLAWMGTDRIVSAPEAQQDADRLLTMFRTVDDCPCPVIGCIQGAAYGGGIGLLAACDITVAAATATFAFSEVRLGLVPAVIAPFVLAKTGDSFVRRFCLTGESFSARTAQAAGLIHDVVESAALDAHVASLVEQIARLAPQAVRDTKALFHRLHHLSHEERWKTCVEGNVRARRSSEAREGLRAFRERRPPDWVASTGGE
- a CDS encoding hydroxymethylglutaryl-CoA lyase, producing MMADSNGPKQSSSVIRIVEVGPRDGLQNESEVVPTAIKVAFVDALSKSGVTEIEAGSFVSSRAIPQLADSDEVFRRIERRPGVIYSALVPNERGLERARAAGMNKIAVFTAASDTFTRQNINCTIDESIERFRPVVYGAKRDGMVVRGYISTVTHCPFEGAVQPLQVLDVVRQLLDLGVDEASLGDTVGKAAPRDIRRLLDEIVPRIDRSRLSLHFHDTCGMAVANVLTAWTEYGIEAFDTAAGGLGGCPYAPGASGNVSTEDVVYALRASGASLAVDERKVIAAASEIGKVLNRRLSSRLSQVQTERTTYEGAA
- the meaB gene encoding methylmalonyl Co-A mutase-associated GTPase MeaB; translation: MSPAGPHLFMRDIEGMATLAEQVRRGNIRAVSRLITLLENHRDNRQALHLLNGTSRGATVIGVTGYPGAGKSTVVNRLVSCYRRQGLKVGVLAVDISSPITGGALLGDRIRMQEHALDHGVYIRSMATRGHHGGLAQATADAALVLETAGFEVILIETVGVGQNEIDIVDLAPIVVAVVAPGLGDEVQAMKAGLLEVAHIVVVNKGDLPGADNTLRDLREWCPNVLRTVATTGEGISELAAAILVHRPSSDMSSVGEVRNR